In Natator depressus isolate rNatDep1 chromosome 9, rNatDep2.hap1, whole genome shotgun sequence, a single genomic region encodes these proteins:
- the SLC25A5 gene encoding ADP/ATP translocase 2, giving the protein MADAALSFAKDFLAGGVAAAISKTAVAPIERVKLLLQVQHASKQIAADQQYKGIIDCVVRIPKEQGVLSFWRGNLANVIRYFPTQALNFAFKDKYKQIFLGGVDQRTQFWRYFAGNLASGGAAGATSLCFVYPLDFARTRLAADVGKAGADREFKGLGDCLVKIFKSDGLKGLYQGFNVSVQGIIIYRAAYFGIYDTAKGMLPDPKNTHIIVSWMIAQTVTAVAGLTSYPFDTVRRRMMMQSGRKATDIMYSGTIDCWRKIARDEGSKAFFKGAWSNVLRGMGGAFVLVLYDEIKKYT; this is encoded by the exons ATGGCCGACGCCGCCCTGTCCTTCGCCAAGGATTTCCTGGCCGGGGGGGTGGCCGCTGCCATCTCCAAGACCGCCGTCGCCCCCATCGAGAGAgtgaagctgctgctgcag GTGCAGCATGCAAGCAAGCAGATTGCAGCAGACCAGCAATACAAGGGCATCATTGACTGTGTTGTCCGTATCCCCAAAGAGCAGGGTGTCCTGTCCTTCTGGCGTGGCAACCTGGCTAATGTGATCAGATACTTCCCTACTCAGGCCCTCAACTTTGCTTTCAAAGACAAATACAAGCAGATCTTCCTGGGTGGCGTGGATCAAAGAACCCAGTTCTGGCGTTACTTTGCTGGTAACCTGGCATCTGGTGGTGCTGCTGGTGCTACATCTCTGTGTTTTGTCTACCCTCTTGACTTTGCCCGTACCCGTCTGGCAGCTGATGTGGGTAAAGCTGGAGCCGACAGAGAATTCAAGGGTCTTGGTGACTGCCTGGTCAAGATCTTCAAGTCTGATGGTCTTAAGGGCCTGTACCAAGGCTTCAATGTATCCGTTCAGGGTATCATTATCTACAGAGCTGCCTATTTTGGCATCTATGACACTGCAAAGG GAATGCTTCCTGACCCAAAGAACACCCACATCATTGTCAGCTGGATGATTGCTCAGACAGTTACTGCTGTTGCTGGTTTGACCTCCTATCCATTTGATACTGTCCGCCGTCGTATGATGATGCAGTCAGGGCGTAAAGCAA CTGACATCATGTACTCTGGTACAATTGACTGCTGGCGAAAGATTGCTCGGGATGAAGGGTCCAAGGCGTTCTTCAAGGGTGCATGGTCCAATGTACTCAGAGGAATGGGTGGTGCTTTTGTCTTAGTATTGTACGATGAAATCAAGAAGTACACTTAA